In the Chroococcidiopsis sp. SAG 2025 genome, one interval contains:
- a CDS encoding alpha/beta hydrolase: MGDAQPETQSISVRWALPTLLLMNYLKANLISNFRLPTLVRAGLSAQFRVLSGISCRNPPIRLPKLKKTKIPHDLIHRRDIVFTRGRQRPLKMDILHPKILPEMPMPGLIWIHGGAWMEGSKEQGIELLLPFARQGYLCASIEYRLSHEAIFPAQIEDCKCAVRFLRAHAKELHLNRDRIGVWGRSAGGHLAALLGTTGGVEELEGEGGWENFSSRVQAVCDWFAPTDFTRINDFPRQISHSAADAPEALLIGGIVEENQEKAMQANPIAYVNEDAPPFAIFHADDDFIVPLNQSQLLFEALQQAGVEVSLEIVKGGGHGKKFDSPLLLAQLENFFHRHLY; this comes from the coding sequence ATGGGTGATGCCCAACCGGAAACACAGTCAATAAGCGTAAGGTGGGCATTGCCCACCCTACTACTGATGAATTATCTAAAAGCTAACTTAATCAGCAATTTCCGACTCCCGACTCTGGTACGGGCGGGTTTATCCGCACAATTCCGGGTTCTTTCAGGGATATCCTGTAGAAACCCGCCCATACGACTCCCCAAACTCAAGAAAACTAAAATTCCTCATGACTTAATTCATCGGCGGGACATCGTGTTTACTCGGGGTAGACAACGCCCGCTGAAAATGGACATCCTTCACCCTAAAATTTTACCTGAAATGCCCATGCCTGGTCTGATATGGATACATGGTGGAGCGTGGATGGAAGGAAGTAAAGAGCAAGGAATCGAACTGTTACTGCCCTTTGCTCGCCAAGGGTATTTGTGCGCTAGTATTGAGTATCGCTTGAGTCATGAAGCAATTTTTCCAGCCCAAATTGAAGATTGTAAATGTGCAGTGCGTTTTTTGCGCGCTCATGCGAAAGAATTGCATTTAAATCGCGATCGCATTGGGGTCTGGGGTAGGTCGGCGGGTGGTCATTTAGCGGCGCTTTTGGGAACAACTGGCGGCGTTGAAGAATTGGAAGGTGAGGGGGGCTGGGAGAATTTTTCTAGCCGCGTCCAAGCTGTGTGCGACTGGTTTGCTCCTACGGATTTCACCCGCATAAATGACTTTCCTCGGCAGATCTCTCATAGCGCAGCTGATGCTCCCGAGGCATTGCTGATCGGCGGAATTGTGGAAGAAAATCAGGAAAAAGCAATGCAGGCAAACCCGATCGCTTATGTCAATGAAGATGCTCCCCCTTTCGCGATTTTCCATGCAGATGATGACTTTATAGTGCCGCTCAATCAAAGTCAATTATTGTTTGAGGCGCTACAGCAGGCGGGAGTGGAGGTGTCGTTAGAAATTGTGAAAGGCGGCGGACACGGGAAAAAATTTGATTCTCCCTTGCTACTGGCGCAGTTAGAAAACTTTTTTCATCGACATCTTTACTAA
- a CDS encoding polysaccharide lyase: MFKNHRDRYQKRIDFGFLRSITKLILVLVTIWLMPLSSKVKSDTLVFLSDFESGYSEWGTELCCNYSAEIVNSPVRAGNQAIKFTLKKEDAHLYGVKRAELKLGEVPANSEIWYGFSIFLPSDYQQDPSGEIIAQWHDLPDKSLGETWRSPALSLSTNNGRFLVNRRWDSKRVTVDNVPEGKETIDLGLYQTGKWTDFVFHVKWSSGSNGRLKVWQDGKLVVRRNEPNNYNDARGPYLKIGIYKGDWKNQPDKSIVSERELYFDEVRVGDANARYEDIAPRD; this comes from the coding sequence ATGTTTAAAAATCATCGCGATCGATATCAAAAGCGGATAGATTTTGGCTTTCTTAGATCGATAACGAAGTTAATTCTAGTCTTGGTAACAATTTGGTTGATGCCTTTGAGTAGTAAAGTCAAAAGTGACACTCTCGTTTTTCTCAGTGATTTTGAATCGGGTTACTCTGAGTGGGGAACAGAACTTTGTTGTAACTATTCAGCTGAGATTGTAAACTCTCCTGTCCGCGCAGGAAACCAAGCTATTAAGTTTACTCTGAAAAAAGAGGATGCTCACCTTTATGGTGTTAAGCGTGCCGAATTGAAACTTGGAGAAGTTCCAGCAAATTCAGAAATATGGTACGGTTTTAGTATTTTTTTACCTTCCGATTACCAGCAAGATCCATCTGGTGAAATTATCGCTCAATGGCACGATCTACCGGATAAAAGCTTAGGTGAAACTTGGAGATCTCCAGCTCTTTCTCTCAGTACAAACAACGGTAGATTTCTTGTTAATAGAAGATGGGATTCAAAGCGGGTTACAGTAGATAATGTACCAGAAGGTAAAGAGACGATAGATTTAGGTCTTTACCAAACCGGAAAGTGGACGGACTTCGTGTTTCATGTTAAGTGGTCTAGTGGTTCAAATGGTCGATTGAAGGTTTGGCAAGATGGCAAATTAGTTGTGAGAAGAAATGAACCGAATAACTATAATGATGCGAGGGGACCATATCTCAAAATTGGAATATATAAGGGTGATTGGAAAAACCAGCCAGATAAATCGATCGTTAGCGAAAGAGAACTTTATTTTGATGAAGTTAGGGTTGGAGATGCTAACGCTAGATACGAAGATATTGCTCCGCGCGATTGA
- a CDS encoding polysialyltransferase family glycosyltransferase yields MSTSKTIKRLIVCFGSIQFVTVLSVMNYREKTRQDRNLQYENYLLITPLFSPQGQSEEFAALIEKMARSICTWEKVAYMPLEQKQAISKQVKQSGLSKVTDLVHALTGSQHFDEIFLAHEYDFEDQLVMNLYQDAEKICYGNGIGVYTAQSAFPKANLLRDSRNYLDFIYKLSKEKIREFLPRKRSLSEQKLDIGYFSLPFAFGQEPAIPVVILDRDVYRETFHKLSAKLSEFIDVSYIENLCDRIRTAPTSILLTSNFSESGRISLENEIAAYREFLVTKGIRPDEVLLIKPHPRNSREKLLQLKANLSDLYADVILLAEDFLFYLPFELIFMKVFLNPESSNLQNPRVFTFSSACLTLEFVLDTRCTLGFGSDIVQQFFYPDHVESRSQHEADLLSTIQGIRNLNPVLV; encoded by the coding sequence ATGTCAACATCAAAAACAATTAAGCGACTTATCGTTTGCTTTGGTAGCATTCAATTCGTCACGGTTTTGTCAGTCATGAATTATCGAGAGAAGACGCGACAAGATCGGAATTTGCAGTATGAAAATTACCTGCTAATTACTCCTCTATTTTCTCCCCAAGGGCAAAGTGAGGAATTTGCTGCTTTGATTGAAAAAATGGCTCGGTCGATTTGTACTTGGGAAAAAGTTGCTTATATGCCCTTGGAGCAAAAACAAGCAATTTCCAAACAAGTGAAGCAGTCTGGTTTATCTAAAGTGACTGACTTGGTTCATGCATTAACCGGGAGTCAGCATTTTGATGAAATCTTTCTGGCGCATGAATACGATTTTGAAGACCAGTTGGTGATGAATCTCTATCAAGATGCCGAAAAGATTTGCTACGGTAATGGCATTGGAGTTTACACGGCACAATCGGCTTTTCCGAAAGCTAATTTATTGAGAGATTCGCGGAATTATCTAGATTTTATCTATAAGTTGTCAAAAGAAAAAATCAGAGAGTTTCTACCTCGAAAGCGATCGTTGAGCGAACAAAAGCTAGACATTGGTTATTTCTCTCTTCCATTTGCTTTTGGACAAGAACCTGCAATTCCAGTAGTTATTCTTGACAGGGATGTTTACCGAGAGACTTTTCACAAGTTAAGCGCGAAGCTATCTGAGTTTATCGATGTTAGTTATATCGAAAACCTATGCGATCGCATCCGAACTGCTCCCACGTCAATTTTACTCACAAGCAATTTTTCTGAATCGGGCAGGATCTCATTAGAAAATGAAATTGCTGCCTATCGAGAGTTTTTGGTAACTAAAGGAATTCGTCCTGATGAAGTTCTCTTAATTAAACCACACCCTAGAAATTCTAGAGAGAAGCTACTGCAATTAAAGGCTAATCTTAGCGATCTTTATGCAGATGTAATTCTGCTAGCTGAAGACTTTTTGTTTTATCTTCCATTTGAATTAATTTTCATGAAAGTCTTCTTAAATCCAGAATCATCTAATTTGCAAAATCCCAGAGTTTTTACATTTAGCTCTGCTTGTTTAACGTTGGAGTTTGTTTTAGATACCCGTTGTACTCTGGGCTTCGGTAGCGACATAGTACAACAATTCTTTTATCCCGACCATGTAGAAAGTAGAAGCCAACATGAAGCCGATCTACTATCTACAATTCAGGGAATTAGGAACTTAAATCCAGTTCTCGTCTAA
- a CDS encoding HAD-IIIA family hydrolase has product MTTIFEFEPELRSHSNFQGDSHKISERDARLSQVKLLVLDVDGVLTDGGLYYSESGEVQQRFNIKDGQGLKRLMYSGVEVAIITAKSFSSTLHRAKDLGISHAYLGIKDKLPTLIHLCQNLDISLSQVAYVGDDINDLEVMHVVGCPLTVADAMRANQDCALYVTKLPGGQGAVREICDLIVALQTVK; this is encoded by the coding sequence ATGACAACCATTTTTGAATTTGAACCCGAACTGCGATCGCATAGCAACTTTCAAGGAGATTCGCACAAGATTTCTGAAAGAGATGCGCGCTTGTCGCAAGTCAAATTGTTAGTTCTTGATGTTGATGGTGTCCTCACAGATGGGGGTCTTTACTACTCGGAAAGCGGTGAGGTTCAACAGCGATTTAACATTAAGGATGGACAAGGATTAAAGCGATTGATGTACTCTGGCGTAGAAGTTGCCATTATTACAGCTAAGTCCTTTTCATCCACCCTTCATCGCGCCAAAGATTTAGGAATTTCTCACGCTTATCTGGGGATTAAAGATAAATTACCGACTCTAATTCACCTGTGTCAAAACTTAGACATATCTTTGTCTCAAGTGGCATATGTTGGTGATGACATTAACGATCTAGAAGTCATGCACGTTGTTGGCTGTCCTTTAACAGTAGCTGATGCCATGCGTGCCAATCAAGACTGCGCTCTTTACGTCACGAAATTACCTGGAGGACAAGGAGCAGTTCGTGAAATCTGCGATCTCATTGTTGCCCTCCAAACGGTGAAATAA
- the kdsA gene encoding 3-deoxy-8-phosphooctulonate synthase: MIQTQISKTLSIGDGCPLTLIGGPCVIESGDFTLKMAEEIAKVCDRLGVSFIFKSSFDKANRTSINSFRGQPIESGLKILQRVKEEVGVPVLTDIHESHQAVTVAEVVDVLQIPAFLCRQTDLLLAAAATGKVVNVKKGQFLAPWDMRQVVRKLEAGGTNRILLTERGTSFGYNTLVVDFRSLPQMRSLGYPVVFDATHSVQMPGGQGDKSGGQRQFVPYLARAAAAIGIDALFMEIHEDPDNAPSDGPNMIPLAQLETVLRQIVSIRNCLEVTPALV; the protein is encoded by the coding sequence ATGATTCAAACCCAAATTTCCAAAACTCTCTCCATTGGCGATGGCTGTCCTCTCACCTTAATTGGTGGTCCCTGCGTGATTGAGTCGGGGGACTTTACGCTGAAAATGGCAGAGGAAATTGCTAAAGTGTGCGATCGCTTGGGTGTTTCTTTTATCTTCAAGTCTTCCTTTGATAAAGCCAATCGCACGTCAATTAATTCTTTTCGCGGACAACCGATAGAATCTGGACTCAAAATTCTCCAACGGGTAAAAGAGGAAGTCGGAGTCCCAGTACTCACCGATATTCACGAAAGCCACCAAGCGGTGACTGTAGCAGAAGTCGTCGATGTTTTACAAATTCCGGCTTTCTTGTGTCGGCAAACCGATCTGCTTTTGGCAGCAGCAGCAACAGGTAAAGTTGTCAATGTCAAAAAGGGTCAGTTTCTCGCACCTTGGGATATGAGGCAAGTCGTGCGCAAGTTAGAAGCAGGTGGAACCAACCGCATTCTTTTAACCGAGCGCGGGACGAGTTTCGGCTACAACACTTTGGTAGTAGATTTTCGGTCTTTACCACAAATGCGATCGTTGGGTTATCCCGTAGTCTTTGATGCTACCCACAGCGTTCAAATGCCGGGGGGACAAGGTGATAAATCTGGCGGACAGCGCCAATTCGTACCTTACTTGGCAAGAGCCGCCGCCGCCATTGGAATTGATGCCTTATTTATGGAAATTCACGAAGATCCAGACAATGCACCAAGTGATGGTCCAAATATGATTCCCCTGGCTCAATTGGAAACGGTGTTGAGACAAATTGTCAGCATCCGTAACTGTTTAGAAGTAACTCCCGCTCTTGTGTAA
- a CDS encoding nucleotide sugar dehydrogenase yields the protein MRVIVWGLGYVGTVVAACLAQAGHDVIGVELNPEKVKVFNSGRSPLKEPDLDELIQQGIAQGRLRAVTDGEQYVAEADASLICVGTPSMADGSPMLNYIKGVAQQIGSGLKHSQRYHVVVLRSTVFPGVTRDFLLPLLEQHSLRSAGEDFGLVVNPEFLRETEAVTDFHAPPYTVIGELDKRSGDAIAQLYSNIQAPLHRVALEEAELLKVVNNTFHALKIGFSNEIGRICDRLGIDSHVLMQLVCADTKLNISPAYLKPGFAFGGSCLPKDLRSLIFNARQLGVEIPILDSVLPSNTLQIEAARIKIHETGAKHVGILGLSFKAGTDDLRESPVISLIRQLWQDGLEISVYDPDVNLEVLLGSNLEYLQRQLPQIDRILRTDIDSVLNECQTLAITQKRPEFSNIQGLKSHVAVLDLVRLSSDSAVTGLANYEGISWQKKQPAKKILPFAGSDRANNKDVAPIAR from the coding sequence ATGCGCGTTATCGTTTGGGGTTTAGGTTACGTCGGTACAGTTGTTGCTGCTTGCTTGGCGCAAGCCGGACATGATGTCATAGGTGTAGAACTCAACCCAGAAAAGGTAAAAGTCTTTAACAGCGGGCGCAGTCCGTTAAAAGAACCCGATCTCGATGAATTAATTCAGCAAGGAATCGCTCAAGGACGGTTGCGTGCTGTAACGGATGGCGAACAATACGTCGCTGAAGCTGATGCTTCTCTCATCTGCGTTGGTACGCCTAGCATGGCTGATGGTAGTCCAATGCTCAACTATATAAAAGGAGTTGCCCAACAGATCGGTAGCGGGTTGAAGCATTCGCAACGCTATCACGTTGTCGTTCTCCGCAGCACGGTTTTTCCTGGCGTGACCCGCGATTTTCTCCTACCATTGCTAGAACAGCATTCGCTCCGTTCTGCTGGTGAGGACTTTGGTTTGGTAGTCAATCCAGAATTTCTGCGCGAGACTGAAGCAGTCACAGATTTTCACGCGCCTCCTTATACCGTAATTGGTGAATTAGACAAACGCTCGGGTGATGCGATCGCTCAACTCTATAGCAATATCCAGGCTCCTTTACATCGCGTGGCATTAGAGGAAGCGGAACTGTTGAAGGTAGTTAACAATACATTTCACGCCCTCAAGATCGGGTTTAGTAATGAAATTGGTCGAATTTGCGATCGCCTGGGAATAGATAGTCACGTCCTGATGCAGCTCGTTTGTGCCGATACTAAGCTCAACATCTCCCCTGCCTATCTCAAGCCCGGATTTGCTTTTGGTGGCTCTTGTTTACCAAAAGACTTGCGCTCTCTCATTTTCAACGCTCGGCAGTTGGGGGTCGAAATCCCGATTCTAGACTCGGTGCTACCCAGCAACACGTTGCAAATCGAAGCAGCTCGGATCAAAATTCACGAAACTGGTGCTAAGCACGTCGGGATCTTGGGTTTGAGTTTTAAAGCAGGTACGGACGATCTGCGCGAAAGTCCCGTCATCAGCCTCATCCGTCAGTTGTGGCAGGATGGCTTAGAAATATCGGTCTACGATCCAGACGTAAATCTAGAAGTGCTATTGGGCAGTAACTTAGAATACCTGCAACGCCAGCTACCGCAAATCGATCGCATTTTGCGCACAGATATCGATAGCGTGTTGAATGAATGCCAAACTCTAGCGATTACTCAAAAACGACCGGAATTCAGCAACATACAAGGACTCAAGAGTCACGTTGCCGTTCTCGACTTGGTGCGGTTGAGCAGCGATTCTGCTGTTACAGGCTTGGCTAACTATGAAGGGATTTCTTGGCAGAAGAAACAGCCTGCAAAGAAAATCTTACCATTTGCGGGCAGCGATCGCGCTAACAACAAAGACGTTGCTCCTATCGCTAGGTAA
- the kdsB gene encoding 3-deoxy-manno-octulosonate cytidylyltransferase, with amino-acid sequence MNILAVIPARYNSQRFPGKPLVRIDDRPMVQWVYEAAKRCPAFSQVVVATDSTAIADCVRRFGGVVEMTRSDHQTGTDRVAEVAERYPEMTAIANVQGDQPFVTADMLTQLVTPYLQGESPDMTTLACPLHEESYNDPNAVKVLCDRRDRALYFSRSPIPYYRNAGSAPVFHHLGLYAFSRDFLAKYAQLTPTPLEHCEGLEQLRVLEHGYSIVVCQTQKAVLEINTPSDLLQAQALIAQSTMKEVVSRKS; translated from the coding sequence ATGAATATTTTGGCTGTGATTCCAGCTCGCTATAACTCGCAACGCTTTCCTGGCAAACCACTAGTCAGAATTGACGATCGCCCAATGGTGCAATGGGTTTATGAAGCGGCTAAACGTTGTCCGGCTTTCAGTCAAGTTGTGGTGGCGACAGATAGCACGGCGATCGCTGACTGCGTGCGTCGGTTTGGTGGGGTGGTAGAAATGACCCGCAGCGATCATCAAACAGGTACGGATCGAGTTGCAGAGGTTGCAGAACGATATCCTGAAATGACGGCGATCGCTAACGTCCAAGGCGATCAACCTTTTGTCACCGCCGATATGCTGACTCAGCTCGTCACTCCTTACTTGCAAGGAGAGTCACCCGATATGACGACCCTAGCCTGTCCGCTGCATGAAGAGAGCTACAACGATCCTAACGCTGTCAAAGTCCTGTGCGATCGCCGCGATCGGGCGCTCTATTTCTCCCGTTCTCCCATCCCTTATTACCGTAATGCGGGTTCTGCACCAGTATTTCATCACCTCGGACTCTACGCTTTTAGTCGCGATTTTCTCGCCAAATACGCTCAGCTGACTCCGACACCATTAGAACACTGCGAAGGTTTAGAACAGTTGCGCGTACTCGAACACGGTTATTCGATCGTCGTTTGCCAAACTCAAAAAGCCGTACTGGAAATCAACACGCCGAGCGATCTGCTACAAGCGCAAGCCTTAATAGCTCAAAGCACCATGAAAGAAGTCGTAAGTCGGAAGTCGTAA
- a CDS encoding SIS domain-containing protein, whose product MQCIEPEPKTYVLQVVELLKQEADAIIKTANQLQPEGIERAVELLADCHGKVVLVGVGKSGIIAQKIAATLTSTGTSAVFLHPSDALHGDIGIVAGGDVAVILSNSGETDELVAMLPYLKCRQIPIIAIVGRLRSTLAYNADVSLNAAVDREACPFNLVPTSSTTVALAIGDALAIALMHVKGLTPEAFAFNHPAGRLGKRLTLRVRDLMHAGAHNPVVSPEAAWIEVLSAISEGGLGAVNVVDDLGCLVGIITDGDLRRLLQKVKHQELETLTAGTIATANPIAIAPDILAYHALELMENRPSQISILPVVEEQRCIGLIRVHDIVRSGI is encoded by the coding sequence ATGCAATGCATAGAGCCAGAGCCTAAAACTTATGTTTTACAAGTTGTCGAGCTGCTCAAACAAGAAGCAGATGCAATTATCAAAACAGCAAATCAGTTACAGCCAGAGGGTATAGAACGGGCAGTTGAGCTGTTGGCTGATTGTCACGGTAAGGTTGTCTTGGTGGGTGTTGGCAAGTCAGGAATTATCGCCCAGAAAATTGCTGCAACTCTAACCAGTACGGGGACATCAGCGGTTTTTCTGCACCCATCTGATGCCTTGCATGGTGATATTGGAATTGTGGCTGGAGGTGACGTTGCTGTCATCTTGAGTAACAGTGGCGAAACCGATGAATTGGTTGCCATGTTGCCCTATCTTAAATGTCGGCAGATCCCAATTATTGCGATCGTCGGCAGACTGCGTTCCACGCTTGCTTACAATGCTGATGTCAGCCTCAATGCAGCAGTCGATCGCGAGGCTTGTCCGTTTAATTTAGTCCCCACCAGCAGTACAACTGTCGCCTTAGCAATTGGAGACGCACTGGCGATCGCCCTGATGCACGTCAAAGGTTTAACCCCAGAAGCGTTTGCATTTAACCATCCAGCGGGACGATTGGGCAAACGCTTGACTCTTAGGGTAAGAGATTTAATGCACGCTGGCGCGCACAATCCCGTTGTTTCGCCTGAAGCCGCTTGGATTGAAGTCTTGAGTGCAATCAGCGAAGGTGGTTTGGGTGCTGTCAATGTCGTAGACGATCTGGGTTGTTTAGTCGGAATTATTACAGATGGCGATCTGCGACGATTGCTACAAAAAGTCAAACATCAAGAGTTGGAAACGCTGACAGCAGGGACGATCGCCACAGCAAATCCAATTGCGATCGCCCCCGATATACTTGCCTACCATGCCTTGGAATTGATGGAAAATCGCCCTTCCCAAATTTCTATCTTGCCCGTAGTTGAGGAACAGCGGTGTATCGGTTTAATTCGGGTACACGATATAGTCCGCAGCGGTATTTAA
- a CDS encoding glycosyltransferase: MIYSETEKLAPDITNTITTPATNTILVICPLPYPPTNGTRVHIWGLILFFKQTGWRVVVAAYNWPGQRIFKADGEPGIDLPIDIEFHLFERSFRYSVAKDPHTAQNLHKLQTLIDDCKPQVVWCNYSDLVPLVSQLDLKGAHLWFRPHDFELAHNIETAIASRPWKTGWNNNTFKQTVKWSKKLLQQTTQAFASERQMHRISDRIFFNAYSDMQFMSRLYGGTVRKDWVVPFLERERIPVKDNKSPLDVVYISSNYVSPTHLSGVRQLLQRVIPAVEQAMPDQFRFHFVGKGCAEHLSQYASNAIVIHDFIDDLSAFMRDNIDIACLPVEIGWGCKIKVLEAMASGLPVIGLPQTFRGVPPTPGAYYACHSTQEFVSAFRALQDTNTRRQAASAGLATYTAWRNEGRQILSEALNQLVGAGLAKDSC; the protein is encoded by the coding sequence ATGATCTATAGCGAAACCGAAAAGCTCGCCCCTGACATCACAAATACTATTACCACACCTGCGACAAATACTATTTTAGTCATTTGTCCTCTCCCATATCCCCCAACCAACGGAACTAGAGTTCATATTTGGGGGCTGATTCTGTTCTTCAAACAAACTGGCTGGCGAGTCGTTGTTGCTGCATACAATTGGCCCGGACAGAGAATCTTTAAAGCCGATGGTGAACCTGGGATTGACTTACCAATAGATATAGAATTTCACCTATTTGAACGCAGTTTTCGTTATTCTGTAGCAAAAGATCCGCATACAGCGCAAAATCTGCACAAGTTACAAACGCTGATTGACGATTGCAAACCCCAGGTTGTTTGGTGTAATTATTCCGATCTCGTACCGCTAGTCTCTCAACTCGACTTAAAAGGAGCGCACCTCTGGTTCCGACCGCACGATTTTGAACTGGCGCACAATATAGAAACAGCGATCGCCTCTCGACCCTGGAAAACTGGGTGGAACAATAACACTTTCAAACAAACCGTTAAGTGGAGCAAAAAACTCTTACAACAAACAACCCAAGCCTTTGCTTCCGAGCGCCAGATGCATCGAATTTCCGACCGGATTTTCTTCAATGCATACAGCGACATGCAGTTTATGTCGCGGCTCTACGGTGGGACTGTCCGCAAAGATTGGGTCGTCCCTTTTTTAGAACGGGAACGCATTCCGGTAAAAGATAACAAATCACCGCTCGATGTCGTCTACATCAGCAGCAATTACGTCAGTCCGACTCATCTATCGGGAGTGCGACAGCTGCTACAACGAGTCATTCCGGCAGTCGAGCAAGCCATGCCCGATCAATTCCGCTTTCACTTTGTTGGTAAGGGTTGTGCCGAGCATTTAAGCCAGTATGCCTCAAACGCGATCGTCATTCACGATTTTATTGACGATTTGTCAGCTTTCATGCGCGACAACATCGATATTGCTTGTTTGCCAGTGGAAATTGGCTGGGGATGCAAGATCAAAGTATTAGAAGCAATGGCTTCGGGATTGCCTGTGATTGGTTTGCCTCAGACTTTTCGCGGCGTACCACCAACACCAGGAGCTTACTATGCCTGTCACAGCACGCAGGAATTTGTCTCAGCCTTTAGAGCTTTACAAGATACAAACACACGCCGTCAAGCAGCGAGTGCGGGATTAGCCACCTATACAGCATGGCGGAATGAAGGACGGCAAATTCTGAGCGAGGCATTAAATCAGTTAGTAGGGGCGGGTTTAGCAAAAGATTCATGTTGA
- a CDS encoding glycosyltransferase family 61 protein: MRILEKISHKSNLTARKYLTNLLVHEVKLEEHYKNSQRVNLPCSGQNIYIPETQQMNFFREIKHLQAATYSLPDIYTTTLHDVTYCAKFDILLTKTRKVISDSINTTIEQNKYDVAENTYFNKIEKIAGVCAVFRSFANGYYHQLIDNIPRIFLLDQLQYKDIKEIKLLASTKISRSEEFLLSKILPNNVKLTKVSPDKNYAIENLIFPSFLTRRHAGYLPSDYLRFFAEKVTPQRPRKKVNRIFISRRASKKGRHILNEDELFDMLSKYGFKKYLLEQISIEDQIDLFSDSEYVIGSHGAGLSNIIFAEGVNVLEIFPTQEILPHFYFLAKSLNHNYEYWCGQATSKNSNFVVNVSEIVRMIASQETCPI, from the coding sequence ATGAGAATTCTAGAAAAAATTTCTCACAAATCTAATTTAACAGCAAGAAAATATCTGACCAATTTATTGGTGCATGAAGTCAAACTTGAGGAGCATTATAAGAATTCTCAAAGAGTAAATTTACCATGTTCTGGTCAAAATATTTATATACCAGAAACTCAACAGATGAATTTTTTCCGCGAGATTAAGCATTTGCAAGCAGCAACTTATTCTCTTCCAGATATATACACGACTACTTTACACGACGTAACTTACTGTGCAAAATTTGATATTTTGCTGACAAAAACGCGCAAAGTTATCTCGGACTCCATAAATACCACTATCGAGCAGAATAAATACGATGTTGCAGAGAATACTTATTTCAATAAAATAGAAAAAATTGCGGGCGTTTGTGCTGTTTTTCGTTCGTTTGCCAATGGCTATTATCATCAGTTAATCGATAACATTCCGCGAATTTTCTTGCTCGATCAATTGCAATATAAAGACATAAAAGAGATTAAATTGCTGGCTTCAACCAAAATTTCCAGATCGGAAGAGTTTTTGCTCTCAAAAATACTACCAAACAACGTAAAACTTACCAAGGTAAGTCCAGATAAAAATTATGCGATCGAAAATCTAATCTTTCCCTCTTTTCTAACTCGTCGCCATGCAGGATACTTACCTTCTGATTATTTAAGATTTTTCGCAGAGAAAGTAACGCCGCAACGCCCGCGAAAGAAAGTCAATCGTATTTTTATCTCTAGAAGAGCTTCAAAAAAGGGACGACATATTTTGAATGAAGATGAACTATTTGATATGTTGAGTAAGTACGGATTCAAGAAATACCTACTTGAACAGATATCAATTGAAGATCAAATCGATCTTTTCAGTGATAGCGAATACGTTATAGGTTCGCATGGTGCTGGACTTTCTAATATTATTTTTGCTGAAGGAGTCAATGTCTTAGAAATATTTCCTACACAGGAGATTTTGCCGCATTTTTACTTCTTAGCAAAATCTCTGAATCATAATTATGAATACTGGTGCGGTCAGGCAACATCCAAAAACAGCAATTTTGTGGTTAATGTATCAGAGATCGTAAGAATGATAGCTAGTCAAGAAACGTGTCCAATCTAA